Below is a window of Desulfurococcus amylolyticus Z-533 DNA.
CTTGAACCTGTATATATCTAATAGCTCCACGTCACGCTTCAATAATTCTCTTCTCAATAATACACTAATCGTCTTAGGCATGACAACACCACCCTATTTTACTCCTCTAATTAAGTCATGGACCTAATAAGCATTAGCGAGGTATAAATATTAATAACCCCTATATGCTTTAATTGATAGGGCAGGTCAACTATAGTAGAGCGGGATATAGACGTGTCTAGGCAGCAGAAAAAACATAGCTGGAATCCATATACGAGTGATGTCCAGAGGTTCAGCATATATCCAAGAATACAGACACCACACGAGGATTCCCTGAGACCAGGCAAGATACTAACCGTTGAAATAGGCGACGTAGACAAACATGGAAACGGGGTTGTCGACTACAAGGGAGCCAAGATAATAGTTTACAACGCGAGCCTCGGCTCAAAGGTAAAGATAAGGATCACCAAGGTCAATGACGACGTAGCATACGGGGAAATCCTGGAAGTCCTGAGTGAAGCAAATGAGAAATATCAGTAACAATATATTCGTTGAAATAGCCTTGAACCTGGGTGTCGATGTAGCGGAGAAGCTTGAGGCAGGAGAGCGTGTGGAAGGCCAGCAAGCATGGCTTATAATGGATCTACTGATGCAAAGACGCAGGACAACCATCCTCTTCGAGGACGAGGAAATAGGGGAAAACACGGAATGCTATGCCATAGCCTTTAGAGTCGGCAGCAACCATGTATTCTACCTGTTGAAAACAGGCGAGGAGTCCTCATGCTGGATTACCACTAGTAGTAAAGACGAGGTATTGAAAAACATACAGCTACTAGAAGATAGTATTAGGAAGTGCAACGGGTAAAAACTATTTTTTATAACCTATCTTCCTCAGGAAATCCCTCCTCTCTTTTTTATCCTCCTCCGATTCCACACCGAGCGGCGGGTACCCGTCCACCACGCCGAGTATTACTCTACCCTGATTAGTCTCCCCTACGATAACCTGCACCGGGTTACCTGTTGCAACGTATAGTGAAACCACCTCCTGTATATTCTTCAACTGGTTCAACACGTTTATCGGATACGCGTTTCTTATAAACAGAACGAATGTGTGGCCGGCACCTATCTTTAACGCTGCATCGATGGCTGCCCTAGTTAACTCTTCATCATTGCCCTCGTATCTCACCAACCTCTTACCGCTGGCCTCGTTGAACGCTAGCCCGAATCTTATACCAGGCACGCTGGTGACTAGTGCCTCATATATGTCTTCAACCGTCTTTATGAAGTGGCTCCGGCCTATTATAATGTTCGTGCCCTCCGGTATAGTTATATCCACCACATGCAGGGAGACACTCATCCAGGATCCCCCGCCGGGATTATATATTAGGATAGCCAGGAATAAATCTATGCTGTATAAGGCAGTAGTATTTAACCTAGGTGATGTTTTTGAAGCTGGTCGTAAAGTCTTTCGAGCTATGCCCCTTCGAAGAGGAATCAGATACAGTAAAGGTGAGACTATATACCAGGGGAGACAGGCACTGGTCCGAGGCGGAGGAACCCGGTTTCAATGCTAAGGAGCAGGGTAATGAAGGCCTACTCGAGAAGATGCTCGAGATGGCCGGCAACCAATTAACCATGTGGATGACTAGTGAGAAAGACTCAGGGTGCTACAGGTTCATCGATGTCGAGGCTCCGGGAGCAAGCATCACGCTTGGTGAGGGAGCGGTTAAAGACGTTGAGACAATACTTACCCCTAAGCCATCGCCTTTAATGAGGATACGCATCGTTAAGGTTGAAGAGCCTGAAAAATACCGTGTTATACATGAATTCAAGCCCTCGAAGGAGTCAATAATATATGACGGCTTCATCAACATTAAGAACCCTGATCTCCAATACGACCTCATACTAATCGATACCACCGATGATACAAGGATACTCCTCCCCCATGAGCTAATCCTATCCCCGTTGAAGCTAATCAGTGAATCAACCAAGAGGAGAGCTAGGAGGAAAAAGCCTAAAACCTCAAAAACCAAGAGAAAGAAAAGTAAGACAAGGAAAAAGAAAGGCGGGAAGAGTAAGAGGAAGTAGGGGTGTGTCGACTTGCCCATACATATTAAGGCTTCCCCAGGCGATATAGCCGAGAACGTTATAGCTGTCGGTGATCCTGGACGCGTAGACATACTCTCCGGGCTACTCAGCAACGTTAAAACCGTTAACATCCACCGGGGATTCAAGATAGTTACCGGCTTATATAACGGTGAGAAGGTAACCATCGCGACACACGGGGTAGGCGCCCCAAGTGCCAGCATAGTCTTCGAGGAGCTACGTCAGCTAGGGGCCAAGAGGATAGTCAGGATAGGTACAACCGGTGGTGTGAGAAAAGATACCAGGATAGGTGACGTGATCGTTGCAACCGGTGCAGCATACACGGTCAACGGCTGTGGACTAGGCCAGTACATGCCTGGAATATGCGGCGCCGCCTCACCGGATCCCGTGTTAACTACAAGGATAATCGAGTCTATGGAGGAGCATGGAATAGAATATAAGAAGGGCCCGGTTTTCTCCAGTGATGCATTCTACGCTGAAGACCCGTCATTCGCCGAGAGGCTGTCGCACTACGGGATTGTTGCAGTGGAAATGGAGGCTGCAGCATTATTCGCGCTTGGCTGGCTAAGGGGTTTTGAGACCGCCTGTGTTCTAGTGGTTAGCGATGTACTCCATGGCGAGGAAGCTATGAAGAAATACTTGACTACGGAGGAGCTGGCCGAGGTCTTCTTAAAGGTTGCGAAGCTGGTTCTCGATGTCTTCCACAAGTATTATTGAAGGATTGGGAGGCATGCTTCCAGCTATAAAAATATATGATACTTTATCCAGGGATTTAAAGGAGCTGCAGCCCATTGAGCCCGGCATAGTTAAAATGTATGTATGCGGGCCAACAGTCTATGATTATACACATATAGGGCATGGGAAGACGTATGTTATATACGATGCGTTCAAGAGGTATCTTTCTCTAAGGGGATACCACGTAGTCCACGTCATGAATATCACTGATATAGATGATAAGATCATAAAGCGCTCCCAGGATGAGGGTAGGGATTGGAGTGAAATCGTGGATGAATACACACGCGACTATTTATCAGCCCTGGAGAAATTGAATGTGACAATAGATCATCATCCACGTGTTTCAGAGCACATCAATGAGATAATAGGCTTCATCCAGGGGTTAATAGACAAGGGGTATGCCTATATCGCATCCAGTGGAAGCGTATACTTCAATGTAGACAAGTACGATGACTATGGCCACCTATCCGGTAGAGTGAGTAAGGAGACATGGGGTCAGGAGCAGGAGTTCCTCTCAGAGAAACGGAACCCATACGACTTCGCCCTCTGGAAGGCTGCCAAGCCTGGTGAACCATACTGGGAGAGCCCGTGGGGAAGGGGTAGGCCTGGATGGCATATAGAATGCAGTGTTATGAGTAGCCGATACCTGGGCTCCAGGTTCGATATACATGGCGGTGGAACCGACCTGATATTTCCACACCACGAGAACGAGAGGGCTCAGAGCGAGGCTTTCTTCGGGTCTAAGCCATGGGTAAGCATATGGATGCATTCAGGGCTTGTGATGGTTGGCAAGGATAAGATGAGTAAGAGCCTTAAGAATATTATACCGTTAAAGGAGGCATTCAATAAATGGGGTCCCATGCCCCTGAGGCTCTGGTATCTCTCAACGCATTACAGGAAGCCGCTATATTTCTCCGAGGAGGCTCTCGAAAACTCTGTGAAACTATATGAGAGACTAACTACAGCAGCCCAGCTACTGAGGAGGCTGGCCCATGAGTCAACAGGCCTACACTATGCACGCGAGGAGGACTTGAAGGTGTTTAACCAGCTTGTATCACTCCACACACGCTTCCATAACGCGTTAAGCGATGACTTTAACACGGCGGAGGCTCTTGCAGTGGTTAACGAGTACCTTACAATATTATTCAGGGATATACAGTATAATCCAAGACACCTACTTGTATCAACAAGCATAAAGTTACTCAGGGAATTCAATACAGTGCTCGGCGTACTAGATAGGGAGCTGGAAGGAGTGGAGGAGGGTGAGGCATTACTGGATAGCATGGTAGAGATACTTATAAATGTCAGGAAGGAGCTCAGAAAGAGAGGCATATACGACTTATCAGACACTATAAGAAGCGACTTATCAAAGATAGGTATACAGCTAATGGATAAGGGGCTTGAAACAACGTGGGTAAGGGTTAGAAAGTGAGTATTAGTTCCAGTAGAAAATGGCGAAGCAGTGAGCTAATAGCGTTAGAATACCTTGAGAAACAAGGATTTAGAATCGAGGAAACGAGGAAGAAGATAAAGATCGAAGGAGTTGAGATAGGGGAGGTTGACGCTATAGCTATATCACCTGGTGGGGAGAAGTACGCGGTTGAAATAAAAGCCGGCAGGATCGATGTAGCAGGGATTAGGCAGGCATACGTCAACGCATTACTCCTGGGTCTAAAGCCCCTTATCGTTGCGAAGGGCTACGCCGATGACTCGGCGATGATGCTTGCAAGGGAGCTTGATGTCAAGGTCGTAGAGCTGGGCGACCAGTATCTCGTGGACTCTGAGGAATTAGAGATAATTGTTGAATCAGCCATTTATGGATTACTCAGAAAGATACTAGGGGTCGTCACAAGCAAAGAACCTATTCCACCACAGGATTACACCGTAATAGAGGCCCTCGCCGGCTCACGTGATATAAAGGAATTTGCGGACTCCTTAAAGACCACGGTGGAAAACGCTATGAGACAGGTTAGAAGGATTCAGTCCAAGGGTATTCTACCCGAGGACACTAAGAGTTATTATGAGTTGAAAATGTATGCCCAGATAATTTTACTAAGGGAGAGGATAAGGGGGCTTGAGAGGCTCCTGGCAAGCAATTGCAGGGAGAAAACCCAACCTAGCTACCCGTGAAGACAGGGCAGGCCCTGAACCAGTATTTGATCACTTCCCCGGCCAGCACCTTATCGCATTTAGACCGTATACTTACCCTGATGAAACCGTTTGAAAACCCTTTGAAGCCACCGTGACACCCTATTTCCCTTAATAACTCCTCGACAACATCTTTCTCGGGCTTGTATAGCGGCTTTGCAGTATCCGTTATTCCCATGGAGATCATTCTCCAACATGACTCGCCATGACTGTAAATGTTAGCCATGCATGCTAGTGGGAAATACTTTAAGCCTTTTCTCCTGGTATAAGCCGCTATATTCTTCTTTATATCTGCTACATCGATATTGTATTGCACTCCCTCACGCATCTTCTCTAGAGGTATACGTAGCCTTCTCTCTATTTCCCTTATATCGGTTCCAGCCTCCTTTAGGTTGCTAATGATTCTCGGAGTTACCCTTAAACCCCCTGCAACAACCCCTACTGCCCCGTATTCGGCTGCCTTATCTATGATCTCTACATATTCTTTATCGGTTATCCCCGGTATTATGGGTCTCAGGAACAATACCGGCTTTAATCCTGCCTCCCTGAGATTTCTTATCGATTCAAGCCTGATCTCTGGTCTAGGTGCATTCCTCTCCAGCTCGCTAGAGTAGTTGATCGAGACTAGGGTGATCAATGGCGATATACCTGGGTCTATTGCAGCTACTTTAAGAGCCGTATTCATTGATATATAGGCTTTCGTGGAGAACTGAATATAGTTGCCCAGATACTTTTTCACCGCCCAGATATATTCAAGGGTCTTCACGAGGACTGCCGGGTGAAACGGTTCTGTTACGCTACCAATAGCGATCAGGGTTCCCCTTTCACCTGGGAGGAAGTATTTATTATTAAGCAACGCGTAGACTAGCTGCACACCACTTAAAGGATACGGCTTTATCGAGTTCGTTGGAAACCCCATGTCACCTATGTAGCAGTATGAACACCCCATTGTACACCCAATACCAGTGTGTATTGTTAAGCCACAGGGTCTCGGAGCCCGTTTTGAATGAGGGTCTCTAAGGGATGCTTTCTTCTCCTCATCGTTGAGAATTGTGGATACCTCATCCATGATTTTACTCCTTAATGCTGCATAATACTTGGAGACTTTGCTCATAGCTGATCCTTTAACACCAGGTATCCCTACTACTATAATTAATACACCGGGGTTTTAATCGCTTAGAGACAGGTTAGAACAATACATGTTATAATAGGTTAAACATGATTAATGTAGAACAGGTGTAAGAATTGAACGTTGACTTCATCCGCCACATAGTGAACCCGGTGTTAAACAAGTATATGGTTAACCAGGAGAAAACCAGGGTTTTAATAGAGGTAAAGAAATTGTTTCAACAGAGCGAGGAAGTATATAGGTTCAGCATATATAATGGAGATCCACGAAACCTCGCCGCATTCCTTAAAAGCAATGATTTTACACGGATCGTGAACATATTAAAGTCAGCTGGGATGACATACTTGATCACAGAGATACTGAGTGAAGCATTAGCATCATACAGCGGCATCAAGGAGGTTGAAGAAGCTTTAAACCAGGCCCTAGACTCGCTGAAAAGAGAAACACAGGTTGAAACAGGTGGAGGGAGGAAAGAGGATGTAATAAGTATGCTTGAATCCGTGCTTAAAAACACTAATCTGTTTAAACAAATTGAACGGGGTAGAAACAGCCTGACGGCTGAGACCCACAGTGGTTGGCTACTACGTGTTTCAAGCAGTAAGAAGGGATATAAGTTGAAGATTAATTTCACTAAGAATTACCGTGGTAGTGAAACAAGTGAATTAATGGAAGAGGTAGTGAGGATTGCCGAGTGGATTAATAGTCTTCGATTGTGATGGTGTACTCACATACAACCATAGTAGTTGGCAGCAATTACATGAGTACTTTGGTAGCAGAGACAATAAGTATTTCGCCGAGCTCTACGAGAGAAACCTGATAACATACCTGGATTGGATGAAGATAGATATAGCATTAATGATACATGCATGGGGTAAGCCGATAAAGAGACGGGATGTTGAGAATGCATTATCAACCATCAGGATTAAACAGGAAGCCCCCGAGGTTATTAGGGCACTCAAGGATGCCGATTACATAGTCGCTGTTGTAAGCAGCGGTATCGACATACTGGTTGAGAGGGTCTGCCGGGAGCTTGGAGTGGATCTCTGCCTCTACAATAAGCTTGCATTCCATAATGATGAATTAATACCGGGTGGAGAAGCACTAGTACCATTAAGGGAGAAGCCTAGAATAGTGAAGAACCTGGCCGAATCCCTCTCGATAAGCATCCATGACACATATTATGTCGGGGACAGTAAATGGGATATAGAAGTATTCAGAAACGTGGGGCACTCGATTGCTGTAAAGCCATGTGGTGAAGCCTGCGGGTTCGCCGAACACGTGGTCTCGGATCTCAGAGAGATAATAGATATTGTTAACGGTTCCCGCGTTTAGAAATTATGAAGCGAGGCGGCTCAATCCACTCGCTTTTACATCGGGGACACCGGGAAACCTCCTTAGGCCTCCCGAGATCCTTGAATACATAGCCACACTTCCTGCATCTAGGAGGCTCCATGAGAAGCACTTCTTCCCCATTCGACTTAGAGAAAACGCTTTTAGCAATATGCAATAGATCCTCGTATACCTCTCTAGGCGTAGTGTTCAATTGAAGAATACTGATTATCTCCCTAACAGTTAAAGGTCTAGTGGTCTCCCTTAATAGCCTTATTATTTTCTCCCTACTTGTTTCAAAATCACCCACTATAACCACCCATGTCCTATACGCTGAGTTAAAAGCTTGGATATAGGAGAAATAATTATAGGTGGCTCCACGACTACACGAGTCTAACCAGCTTAGCTAGCTTAATCACTAGCTCATCAGGGTCCACATCATTGAGTAGTACTTTCTTAAGTGTTTCACGACGACCATACACTATATCTATCTTGGACACAGGGATCTTCAGCTCCCTTGCCAAGTACTTCACTAGTGCAGCATTCTCCCGGCCTTTCTCTGATTGCTCAGCTGTGTGGAAAACCAGTTCATCCCCCTCGATAGTTATGTAGTCTTCTACATCTCCAGGTTTCACCCTTATAGATAGAATGATGCCCTGGGAGGATTCACTTATATGTTTTGACACTATTCCACGGATTTTATCGAATAATTGAGACAAGAGTATCCCCAATTATAGTTTAAGTAAGAGTGAAGAGTAAAAAATCTTGCTACATGTTAACCACAGGATTAAATACTCTTCAACACCTCGGTCAAGGCCTTCACATCGCTATCTATCTTTAATCCCCGTGGATCAAAGTGTGTGCGGGAAGCCATGATGCCGTGTTGCTTCAAAGCCTCTATGAGGGTCTCGTATTTCGGCATATTTCTCCCAATAATAGAGCATAGCTTATCTATTCGTACATACGGGTTATTCAACCTAGTCTCATTCCTGAGGAGCCCAAGTATTCTCCTCGAATCCTTGTGAAGCCAGCTTATTTTATCGGCTTCATTGAATACCTTATCAATGAACTCAGCCTCCCCTAGGCTGCAGATCCATGTTTCGCCTGTTAGAACCGGTTTCTCGTTATTAATACATGTTAAATCCCTGGCTTCATCCAGGGATTTAATATATCCTCTTTCCAGTGTCGATGGACAGTACCATATATAACCCAGGCATTCATTAATTAATCGATATGCTTCCCCCGTGCTCCTCAGGGTTTCAAAGAAAACCCTGTAATAATGCTTATAAATGAATATAAGCAATGGCCTAGCAGCAATGTCGAGTGCTGAAGCGTGTTTAACTATGTACGCGATGAGTAACCTAGCCCCTATTTCTTTCTCGAAATCGGTGTGGACACAAGTAAACCAGTATCTCCTAAGGGTTTTCCTGTAGTGACTACATGTGAGCGGGGCTGTATCGGTTGCCGTGACACCTATCAACGCCCTCTTACCCAGGGGTTTAAACACCGAGTCCACGAATGGGACTGGGGAGCCGTAGGGATCTAGGTCTATATAGTCGAGTGATATACCCGTGAAGGTTAAATTATTGAGAAGGACATTTGCCTCCTGCGAGTACACGTGTAGTTTTCCAGGGTATAGGTTGTTGAGCCGCAGGTTTTTCCTTATGTAGTATAATGCATGTGGATCAATATCGTTTACTATGCCCTCACCACCCTTCTCGAGCGCTATGCGAATGCTACGTATTCCAGTGCCGGCTAATGGATCAACGAAAAATATATTCCTCGAACCATACAGGGTCCTGAGGACTGAGACGGTCGCATCCCTGCTTACTATGGCTTGTGGATTATAGAAGACAGGCATCCAAGCCGGCTCTATCGATCCATCGGGTCTTCTATACTCATCCATCCGGGGTATTACGAGCTTAGCTAATCCCTCCTGGATCAATTGTTCACGGCTGAGTATCTTTACTTCAGTCATTGACTATACACCCCATATCTCCACGGTTGAGATCCTCCCTCAGGATCGAGACGGAGCCAGGGCCTCGATTACTTTATTGATCAACCCCTTCGTACTTGATTTAACGTGCTCCCTGTTCTCCATGGTTAACACTATTTTTTCGGCATCACTAAGTCTACCCAGTATATCTCTATCGGTCAATCTATAATGTACGACAAGTATGACTGGTTTACCGGAGTCGAGGATCTCCAGGAGCAATGGCTTGAAAACAGGTATTTTAAGCTCCATGGGCCCCACTTCATCTATACCTATGACGCTGGCTTCTCCAAGAGCCCTCCTTAACGCTGTCTCAATGATCCTGGATGCCTCTTCAACGAGCACAGTATAAGACCCTATCCTCACCGAGCCAGGTATACTCTTTTTTGCTAACCATGCTTCTTCACCACTTAATAAATCAATAACTTTAAACCCTACCCTCACACCATGTTCCCTTACTTCAGGCGCTTTAATACCGCCAACCAATAGATTGTTCTCTCTGAGCTCTGATATTAACTTCTCGAAAAACGTCGACTTACCCACACCGGGGCGGCCTGTAATAATGATTTTCATGAATCCCCCCTTACTTTAGAACCTGGCTAGTGATCCATGGAAGCCCATAGATTGATGGGTTTAAATATGCATCGTACCACTCAACCTGGGCCCGGCTTCTTTATCCTTCTCCATGCTTTACAAATGTACGTCACGGATTTCTTTTAGGTCGTTTTTCGTTCTAATAACTACGAGCTTGGAACCGGTTGTCTTCACTAGTTTCTCAGCGTTCTCTAGTTTCTCAGCCTTATTCTCAGCCATATCCAGCCTGGTCACAGTTATCACGTTTCCACCTTTCACAACAATATCCACTGGAGTTCTAGATAATTTTACTATGAGGTCTCCGAGTCTATCTAGGAGCCTCCACAGGGCTGCCTCTATTTCATCGCCCGGCAAGTACTCGTTTTCCAGCGTACCTGCATAAGGCTCCGGGGGCTTGTCTCCGAGTATATCTATCTCCTCAAATATGTCCTCCCCCATTATCCTGGCTAATTCCACAGCTCTTTGAAGCGATACCATTAGCTCACCTCTTTCATACATATAGACAGCTTTTCTGCTTACTCCAAGTAGCTCCGCTAACTCGCCCCTTGTGAGCCCTACTTCCTTCATTTTCACTTGGAATTTTCCAGCAGAAATCTTCAAGAGGTAGTTTCCTCTAATGTTTACAACAATAGGCTTGCTGTTCCTCAATAAATAGTTGCCGAGAAGATTTGTAGTAACGATGTTGACGCCGTTCCTGACATATACTACATCATCCTCAAGCTCCCGCCTACCGTTTTTCTCAGCCACTATAATAGTGTTCGAACCGTACACTATCCCTGATTTCTTTAAGTCATTTACCTCTATCCAGGAGACCTCCCTTAAATCCTGTGAAACCTTTATGAAAACCCTGGTATCGCCTCTACACGCAATGATATCAATGCTTCTAGCTGAGGTAGGGTATGAAAGAAACTCGACCCGGAAACCAGCTTTCCTCAGGGTTCTAGAGACTTCTTCAGCGATGTCCCCTGTACCCCTGTTTCTAGACAAAACAGACCCCGTTTTCTAAATTATGTTTAAACATGTTTAAAAGGGAATTTGTTTTCCATGTCTAAGCTACTTTCTCCTGTATATACTGTATATCATTGCATGATCTTTATCATAGGGTTCCAGGTGAACAACGTCGACTATCTCGAATCCCCTCTGCTTTAACGTCTCTATCTCCCTACGGTATACTTCACTAGGCTCCTTTGTCACATCAATGCTTCTAGCCTTTATTGCTAGAAGCAAGTATCCTCCATCCCTTAGAAATAGTAATGCATTGTCTGCGACTATAGCAGCTTGATCCGGTTGCGCAACATCCGCATATATCCCGTCAACTGTTTCAACAACATGCCTATATTCATGCGGCTTTCTAGCATCGCCTAGTATTGGATAAATGTTCTTTCTCACATCGGCAACTAATACTAGTTCCCTCATAACCCTGGGAGCGAATTCAACACCGTAAATTCTGCCTTTTAAGCCGACGATGTCCGAGATGTGACTGGCAGTGGTTCCAGATGCTATTCCAAGGTATAGTATTCTATGTCCCTCCCTGATCGGCTGCTCACTGAGACCATTGGCTAATGCACCAGCCAACTTGCTCCTGTATAGATTCCACTCCCTGTACTCGACATTGTTTATTCTATATAGTTTCTCACCATATACCCTGTGACCTGGAACCAGGTTCTTTGTGGCAAGTTTAAGGCTACCGTCATCAAGCTCTACAACGTATACCCCGTAGTATTTTTCATGTGGTTTTACCGAGACTGGTTGACTCACATGGATCACCTCCCACCCTTCCTCCTGGATTTAGGAGGCGGTCTAGGCCTCTTCTCCTCCTCTTTCTTTGGTGGAGGCTTAGGATATAGTTTCTTTATTTCTTCAACTCTCTCCTCGAGCTCCTTTACCAGCTTGTCTCCAGCTAACCTGCCACTGAAGTAGTCGATCTTGGCTGCTATCGATAATTTTGCAGCCAGCGCCCTGGCTATCTTACCTCTCTGCCACTTAGGGCTCTTATGTATGAATGGATGTTGGAAGATCACTCCATGCTTAGGCGGCTTGCCACCGGTTCTCAGGGCTCT
It encodes the following:
- a CDS encoding TRAM domain-containing protein — encoded protein: MSRQQKKHSWNPYTSDVQRFSIYPRIQTPHEDSLRPGKILTVEIGDVDKHGNGVVDYKGAKIIVYNASLGSKVKIRITKVNDDVAYGEILEVLSEANEKYQ
- a CDS encoding adenosine-specific kinase — translated: MSVSLHVVDITIPEGTNIIIGRSHFIKTVEDIYEALVTSVPGIRFGLAFNEASGKRLVRYEGNDEELTRAAIDAALKIGAGHTFVLFIRNAYPINVLNQLKNIQEVVSLYVATGNPVQVIVGETNQGRVILGVVDGYPPLGVESEEDKKERRDFLRKIGYKK
- a CDS encoding purine-nucleoside phosphorylase, with the protein product MPIHIKASPGDIAENVIAVGDPGRVDILSGLLSNVKTVNIHRGFKIVTGLYNGEKVTIATHGVGAPSASIVFEELRQLGAKRIVRIGTTGGVRKDTRIGDVIVATGAAYTVNGCGLGQYMPGICGAASPDPVLTTRIIESMEEHGIEYKKGPVFSSDAFYAEDPSFAERLSHYGIVAVEMEAAALFALGWLRGFETACVLVVSDVLHGEEAMKKYLTTEELAEVFLKVAKLVLDVFHKYY
- the cysS gene encoding cysteine--tRNA ligase, producing MSSTSIIEGLGGMLPAIKIYDTLSRDLKELQPIEPGIVKMYVCGPTVYDYTHIGHGKTYVIYDAFKRYLSLRGYHVVHVMNITDIDDKIIKRSQDEGRDWSEIVDEYTRDYLSALEKLNVTIDHHPRVSEHINEIIGFIQGLIDKGYAYIASSGSVYFNVDKYDDYGHLSGRVSKETWGQEQEFLSEKRNPYDFALWKAAKPGEPYWESPWGRGRPGWHIECSVMSSRYLGSRFDIHGGGTDLIFPHHENERAQSEAFFGSKPWVSIWMHSGLVMVGKDKMSKSLKNIIPLKEAFNKWGPMPLRLWYLSTHYRKPLYFSEEALENSVKLYERLTTAAQLLRRLAHESTGLHYAREEDLKVFNQLVSLHTRFHNALSDDFNTAEALAVVNEYLTILFRDIQYNPRHLLVSTSIKLLREFNTVLGVLDRELEGVEEGEALLDSMVEILINVRKELRKRGIYDLSDTIRSDLSKIGIQLMDKGLETTWVRVRK
- a CDS encoding recombinase RecB, producing MSISSSRKWRSSELIALEYLEKQGFRIEETRKKIKIEGVEIGEVDAIAISPGGEKYAVEIKAGRIDVAGIRQAYVNALLLGLKPLIVAKGYADDSAMMLARELDVKVVELGDQYLVDSEELEIIVESAIYGLLRKILGVVTSKEPIPPQDYTVIEALAGSRDIKEFADSLKTTVENAMRQVRRIQSKGILPEDTKSYYELKMYAQIILLRERIRGLERLLASNCREKTQPSYP
- a CDS encoding radical SAM protein → MSKVSKYYAALRSKIMDEVSTILNDEEKKASLRDPHSKRAPRPCGLTIHTGIGCTMGCSYCYIGDMGFPTNSIKPYPLSGVQLVYALLNNKYFLPGERGTLIAIGSVTEPFHPAVLVKTLEYIWAVKKYLGNYIQFSTKAYISMNTALKVAAIDPGISPLITLVSINYSSELERNAPRPEIRLESIRNLREAGLKPVLFLRPIIPGITDKEYVEIIDKAAEYGAVGVVAGGLRVTPRIISNLKEAGTDIREIERRLRIPLEKMREGVQYNIDVADIKKNIAAYTRRKGLKYFPLACMANIYSHGESCWRMISMGITDTAKPLYKPEKDVVEELLREIGCHGGFKGFSNGFIRVSIRSKCDKVLAGEVIKYWFRACPVFTGS
- a CDS encoding HAD-IB family phosphatase; its protein translation is MPSGLIVFDCDGVLTYNHSSWQQLHEYFGSRDNKYFAELYERNLITYLDWMKIDIALMIHAWGKPIKRRDVENALSTIRIKQEAPEVIRALKDADYIVAVVSSGIDILVERVCRELGVDLCLYNKLAFHNDELIPGGEALVPLREKPRIVKNLAESLSISIHDTYYVGDSKWDIEVFRNVGHSIAVKPCGEACGFAEHVVSDLREIIDIVNGSRV
- a CDS encoding transcriptional regulator, producing MGDFETSREKIIRLLRETTRPLTVREIISILQLNTTPREVYEDLLHIAKSVFSKSNGEEVLLMEPPRCRKCGYVFKDLGRPKEVSRCPRCKSEWIEPPRFIISKRGNR
- a CDS encoding DUF167 domain-containing protein, which encodes MSQLFDKIRGIVSKHISESSQGIILSIRVKPGDVEDYITIEGDELVFHTAEQSEKGRENAALVKYLARELKIPVSKIDIVYGRRETLKKVLLNDVDPDELVIKLAKLVRLV
- a CDS encoding tRNA (guanine(26)-N(2))-dimethyltransferase, yielding MTEVKILSREQLIQEGLAKLVIPRMDEYRRPDGSIEPAWMPVFYNPQAIVSRDATVSVLRTLYGSRNIFFVDPLAGTGIRSIRIALEKGGEGIVNDIDPHALYYIRKNLRLNNLYPGKLHVYSQEANVLLNNLTFTGISLDYIDLDPYGSPVPFVDSVFKPLGKRALIGVTATDTAPLTCSHYRKTLRRYWFTCVHTDFEKEIGARLLIAYIVKHASALDIAARPLLIFIYKHYYRVFFETLRSTGEAYRLINECLGYIWYCPSTLERGYIKSLDEARDLTCINNEKPVLTGETWICSLGEAEFIDKVFNEADKISWLHKDSRRILGLLRNETRLNNPYVRIDKLCSIIGRNMPKYETLIEALKQHGIMASRTHFDPRGLKIDSDVKALTEVLKSI
- a CDS encoding NTPase, whose protein sequence is MKIIITGRPGVGKSTFFEKLISELRENNLLVGGIKAPEVREHGVRVGFKVIDLLSGEEAWLAKKSIPGSVRIGSYTVLVEEASRIIETALRRALGEASVIGIDEVGPMELKIPVFKPLLLEILDSGKPVILVVHYRLTDRDILGRLSDAEKIVLTMENREHVKSSTKGLINKVIEALAPSRS
- a CDS encoding helix-turn-helix domain-containing protein, with amino-acid sequence MSRNRGTGDIAEEVSRTLRKAGFRVEFLSYPTSARSIDIIACRGDTRVFIKVSQDLREVSWIEVNDLKKSGIVYGSNTIIVAEKNGRRELEDDVVYVRNGVNIVTTNLLGNYLLRNSKPIVVNIRGNYLLKISAGKFQVKMKEVGLTRGELAELLGVSRKAVYMYERGELMVSLQRAVELARIMGEDIFEEIDILGDKPPEPYAGTLENEYLPGDEIEAALWRLLDRLGDLIVKLSRTPVDIVVKGGNVITVTRLDMAENKAEKLENAEKLVKTTGSKLVVIRTKNDLKEIRDVHL
- a CDS encoding fibrillarin-like rRNA/tRNA 2'-O-methyltransferase → MSQPVSVKPHEKYYGVYVVELDDGSLKLATKNLVPGHRVYGEKLYRINNVEYREWNLYRSKLAGALANGLSEQPIREGHRILYLGIASGTTASHISDIVGLKGRIYGVEFAPRVMRELVLVADVRKNIYPILGDARKPHEYRHVVETVDGIYADVAQPDQAAIVADNALLFLRDGGYLLLAIKARSIDVTKEPSEVYRREIETLKQRGFEIVDVVHLEPYDKDHAMIYSIYRRK